A region of Epinephelus fuscoguttatus linkage group LG1, E.fuscoguttatus.final_Chr_v1 DNA encodes the following proteins:
- the ipo9 gene encoding importin-9, which yields MSAAGSARSGSAAGPVQQGLKEALIETLTAILSPVQEVRAAAEEQVKVLEVTEEFGVHLAELTVDPQGALAIRQLASVILKQYVETHWCSQSEKFRPPETTEQAKAAIRELLPSGLREAISKVRSSVAYAVSAIAHWDWPEAWPQLFTLLMEMLVSGDVNAVHGAMRVLTEFTREVTDTQMPLVAPVILPEMYKIFTMAEVYSIRTRSRAVEIFTTCANLICAIEELEKGAAKALIFPVVQQFTEAFVQALQMPDGPSSDSGLKMEVLKAVTALVKNFPKPMVSSMQQILPIVWNTLTESAAFYVRTEVNYTEEVDDPVDSDGEVLGFENLVFSIFEFVHTLLENNKFKSTVKKALPELIYYIILYMQITEDQIKVWTANPQQFVEDEDDDTFSYSVRISAQDLLLAVAAEFQNESAAALAAAATRHLQEAEQAKNSGNEHWWKIHEACMLALGSVKTIITENVKNGRIQFDMHGFLASVILADLNLAAASPFLLGRALWAASRFTAAMSPELIQQFLQATVSGLHDSQPPSVRISAVRAIWGYCDQLKLSESTHVLQPFLPSILEGLVQLAAQFSSEVLTLVMETLCIVCTVDPAFTTSAENKICPLTIAIFLKYNNDPVVASLAQDIFKELAQIEGCQGPMQMRLIPTLVSIMQAPPDKIPSGLCATSIDILTTVVRNTKPPLSEMLVCQAFPVVAQCTLRTDDNTIMQNGGECLRAYVSVALEQIAQWRDEQGNSGLWYVMQVVNQLLDPRTSEFTAAFVGRLVSTLISRAGTQLGEQLDQILRAILSKMQQAETLSVMQSLIMVFAHLVHSQLEPLLEFLCSLPGPTGKPALEFVMTEWMSRQHLFYGQYEGKVSTVALCKLLQHGLNTDDKRLQDIVVKGEEIYSPEDGIRTRSKSAKNPERWTNIPLLVKIFKLIINELSTVVEANASRANAADWSQDSSGMWEEEEEGEDDEEEDEGLAGQLLSDLIASNKYDDDYYEDDEEDDPDALKDPIYQIDLQAYLTDFLTQFAQQPCYSMFSGHLNSAERQTLQSIGL from the exons ATGAGTGCGGCGGGTAGCGCTCGGTCCGGTTCGGCCGCTGGCCCGGTACAGCAGGGACTCAAAGAGGCTCTGATCGAGACCCTGACGGCCATCCTGTCCCCGGTTCAAGAAGTGCGCGCCGCCGCGGAGGAGCAGGTCAAAGTGCTGGAAGTGACAGAGG AGTTTGGCGTCCATTTGGCAGAACTCACAGTTGATCCTCAGGGAGCACTCGCAATCCGTCAG ttaGCCTCAGTCATCCTGAAGCAGTATGTGGAGACTCACTGGTGTTCCCAGTCAGAGAAATTCAGGCCTCCTGAAACTACAGAGCAG GCTAAAGCTGCCATCAGGGAGCTGCTGCCAAGCGGACTGCGGGAGGCCATCAGTAAAGTCCGCTCCAGTGTTGCGTACGCCGTGTCGGCCATTGCCCACTGGGACTGGCCTGAGGCCTGGCCGCAGCTGTTTACCCTCCTGATGGAGATGCTGGTCAGCGGAGATGTCAATGCTGTGCACGGGGCCATGAGGGTCCTCACAG AGTTTACTCGGGAGGTGACTGATACACAGATGCCGCTGGTGGCTCCAGTCATCTTACCTGAAATGTACAAGATCTTCACTATGGCCGAG GTGTACAGTATCCGTACCCGATCCAGAGCTGTGGAGATTTTCACCACCTGTGCCAACCTCATCTGTGCTATTGAAGAGCTGGAGAAG GGTGCAGCCAAAGCACTGATTTTCCCCGTGGTGCAGCAGTTCACAGAAGCGTTTGTGCAGGCTCTACAGATGCCCGATGGACCCTCGTCTGATAGTGGCCTCAAGATGGAGGTCCTCAAG GCTGTAACAGCATTGGTGAAGAACTTCCCCAAACCCATGGTGTCCTCCATGCAGCAGATATTACCCATCGTGTGGAACACACTGACTGAGAGTGCAGCTTT TTACGTGAGGACAGAGGTGAACTACACAGAGGAAGTGGACGACCCTGTAGACTCAGATG GTGAGGTTTTGGGTTTTGAGAACCTGGTGTTCAGCATCTTTGAGTTTGtccacacactgctggagaacAACAAGTTCAAGAGCACGGTGAAGAAAGCCCTGCCCGAACTCATCTACTACATCATCCTGTACATGCAGATCACTGAGGACCAG ATCAAAGTGTGGACAGCGAACCCCCAGCAGTTtgtggaggatgaggatgacGACACTTTCTCCTACTCCGTCAGGATCTCTGCTCAGGACCTGCTGCTG gctgttgctgcagagtttcagaATGAGAGCGCAGCAGCGCTGGCAGCGGCAGCGACcagacacctccaggaggcagAGCAGGCCAAGAACAGCGGCAACGAGCACTG GTGGAAGATCCATGAAGCCTGCATGTTGGCGCTCGGCTCTGTCAAAACCATCATCACAGAGAATGTGAAAAACGGTCGTATCCAGTTTGACATGCACGGTTTCCTGGCCAGCGTTATCCTCGCCGACCTCAACCTGGCAG CGGCATCTCCGTTCCTCCTTGGCCGGGCTCTGTGGGCGGCCAGTCGCTTCACGGCAGCCATGTCTCCTGAGCTCATCCAGCAGTTTCTCCAGGCCACCGTCAGCGGTCTCCACGACAGCCAGCCGCCCTCCGTCCGCATCTCCGCGGTCAGGGCCATCTGGGG GTACTGTGATCAGCTGAAGCTGTCAGAGAGCACCCACGTCCTTCAGCCCTTCCTCCCCAGCATCCTCGAGGGACTGGTCCAACTGGCCGCCCAGTTCAGCTCAGAGGTGCTCACCCTCGTCATGGAGACTCTGTGCATCGTCTGCACAGTCGACCCAGCCTTCACCACCAGCGCTGAGAACAAGATCTGCCCCCTCACCATCGCAATTTTCCTGAAGTATAACAATG ACCCCGTGGTTGCGTCCTTGGCTCAGGACATCTTTAAGGAACTGGCACAGATAGAAGGCTGCCAGGGCCCGATGCAGATGCGTCTCATCCCCACTCTGGTCAGCATCATGCAGGCTCCTCCTGACAAGATCCCTTCTGGACTCTGTGCT ACGTCCATCGACATCCTGACAACAGTCGTCCGAAACACTAAACCTCCTCTGTCAGAGATGCTGGTGTGCCAGGCTTTCCCTGTGGTGGCACAGTGCACCTTACGTACTGACGACAACACCATAATGCAG AACGGAGGTGAGTGTCTGCGGGCGTATGTCTCCGTCGCCCTTGAGCAGATCGCTCAGTGGCGAGACGAGCAGGGGAACAGCGGCCTCTGGTACGTCATGCAGGTGGTCAACCAGCTGCTGGACCCTCGAACCTCCGAGTTCACGGCCGCCTTCGTGGGCAGGCTGGTGTCCACGCTGATCTCTCGGGCGGGAACGCAGCTTGGCGAACAGCTGGACCAGATCCTCCGAGCGATTCTGAGCAAGATGCAGCAAGCTGAGACTCTGAGTGTCATGCAG TCTCTGATCATGGTGTTCGCCCACCTGGTTCACTCCCAGCTGGAGCCTCTGCTGGAGTTCTTGTGCAGCCTGCCCGGCCCGACGGGGAAACCTGCGCTGGAGTTTGTTATGACAGAGTGGATGAGCAGGCAGCACCTCTTCTACGGACAGTACGAGGGTAAAGTCAG CACGGTGGCGCTCTGTAAGCTGCTGCAGCACGGCCTCAACACTGACGACAAACGTCTCCAGGACATCGTGGTGAAGGGAGAGGAGATCTACAGCCCTGAAGACGGCATCCGCACACGCTCCAAATCTGCTAAGA ACCCTGAGCGGTGGACCAACATTCCTTTGCTAGTGAAGATCTTTAAATTGATCATCAACGAGCTGTCGACGGTTGTGGAGGCAAACGCCAGCAGGGCGAACGCAGCCGACTGGAGCCAAG ATTCCAGCGGTatgtgggaggaggaggaagagggggaggacgatgaggaggaggatgaaggccTTGCAGGGCAGCTGCTGTCTGATCTCATCGCCTCCAACAAATACG ATGATGATTATTAcgaggatgatgaggaggatgatCCAGATGCCTTGAAAGACCCCATATATCAGATCGATCTGCAG GCTTACCTGACAGACTTCCTGACGCAATTCGCCCAGCAGCCATGTTACAGCATGTTCTCAGGCCACCTCAACAGCGCCGAGAGACAAACCCTGCAGTCTATAGGCCTCTAG